The following nucleotide sequence is from Salvia miltiorrhiza cultivar Shanhuang (shh) chromosome 7, IMPLAD_Smil_shh, whole genome shotgun sequence.
atcagtctacaaccaccTTTTTAACTGAAGTTTTCTTAACTGCTCTCATCAGTCAAACCTTTAAGTATCAGTTGATACTTCTTCAGTTATTTACAAAagaatttgaaaaatagcctacatgtgtattcccccccccccatacacctattcagtGACCCTTCGGAACCCAACAAAAAGTAACCCACCGCATCCCATGCGGTCAACCGCACAAGAGACTAACCCTTTTTTTATCTCAAAATTGCATTATTtgtcttttattaaaaataagtattaaattggtaattgatcAAAATAAACCTATTTATTGTCCACCAAATTTCTATACAAACAATAGTACTTGAAAATTAAAACTGGTCAAATTATTCATTCCAATAAAAACTATATTGTGCatattagtttttatttatcatatatataattatatattttaatttcaaaaaatatgttTAGTTCACAATAGTGGCAATGTTGAActttgtgtgtatatatatatatatatatatatatgttgatggtgtatataaaatttcatatttatttgtGTTGCACTCTCTTTCCTCATCAATTTTTTCTAACATAGTATATTTTAggtgcatttatttatataatttaagtaACATTCTAAATAATAATATGGAAAAATTGATCCAAATACataatattcaaattaaaatggattactaatatttttccgacacctactattttaaatatatctatatatagggggccgctccaatgagaccccctaattttagtaagatctagggcacgatctggtgcacttattttatcaatcctatggctgatattgtatcttaagggtgattttttttcgcagggttcgaatcctggagggagcagaatattttaaattttgttattcatcagtatatactacattgttcattagtatatacggtcctgttcatcagtatatatgtcttatttattacgaattttttaaattttatttttcatcagtatatacatcttgttcattagatatacgttttgttcattagtattatatgtcttattcattgtactcatgttacacgaaaaatagggggtctcactggagcgcgcccctatatatatatatgattattggcgcataaatacacgaactttgggtCCATTTTGGTATATCCTACGAACTTTGAAAGTTGTTAAAAAAAACATGAACTttaactcattttatttttttccacaaaCTTTGAGAATTGTCAAAAACTACCCGAACTTTggctcaatttatttttttccacgaaATATACTTATAAAAATGGtccaaataattcttttataattaataataaataccGCTTCACTTGAGATTAGGCTTTGAAAAGTTTCTCAACCACATGGTCATGAGATGAATATTTCACGTCATTAATTAAATTGGAAAATGCTAAATTAGAATTATACAATTGGGCGATAGGTTTTAATACACTCATTATCTCTCGTTATCTTTTAACTagcttaattaattagttagtgATAGATGAAAACTATTTATGGgtgacataattttttttaattaaactatatttcattaaaatatatcTCAAATGAAGCgttaattataaaagaattatttggataattttttataacaatatattttattttgtgggAAAAAACAAATTTggtcaaagttcgtgtatttttgaCAATTCTCAAAGTTTGGGGAAAAAACAAAATGAGTCAAACTTCGTGTAATTTTTGAAAACTTTCAAGttcgtgggaaaaatcaaaatgggtccaaagttcgtgtatttaggcGCCAATAactcatatatatacatatgattATATCTATAATCTAGTAATAataaagagtggattttgaaaatagccactttgaaatagtaaacttaaaaattgtccactaagataaaaacataaaaaaatggccagtgttaccaaaatacccttcacattaaaaattaaaaaaatgtccactttgcatcaaccctttaaaaaatcccgcaattcacaaccaaaaaattttggttgtgaattcacactggttgtgaattcacaattcacaaccaatcgaattcacaaccagaattttttatttgtgaattcacacactacaagaaattgagtttttacccacacataattacccacacataataatgtgtggtagtttagccacacataatttcaatatgtgtaggtaaatcacccaaataaaattcattagttaatgacatttaaaatgtgtagcaAAAACATTTTCgtgacatttattattttaaggttatttttaagttttatttatgtataataaaatttatttttaaatattgtgtgccaacgtggcaaactaataaaagttattaaccacacataattctaaattatttatGTGTGGctaatgaatttttttcattattaattcTTGACATGTAATAAACGTGGGAGAATATATTTAGCcatatttatattttggctttaattaattatttatgcaaATCTTAATTGATATTTTACCACACATAATCACCgacacatattttgaaaaatgtgtagGTAAATCAATTAGAAACTTTGaattagttattgacatttaaaatgtgtagcaAACCAAATTTAGTACTAACACTTATTATATGGCGGGAGTTttctttagtttaattaattatttaatgaaatttatttttatatttggtgtgcacacatggcaatctaataaattaaagtaaattcaatttatttttcatttttaaacacAAATTCAATTTATAACTTGTATATGTGGCATATTCTGTATTAATCGTCTATTAATTCAGTAGCAAATTTCcgtaatttaaaaaatcaaattgcAAAAACAAGGAATTGAACCATGTGTCAATGGAGTTGGATAACTTCAACTTATCCACTACACCAACAATCTTATTTGTATTCTTATACAACATATTAACATTTTACAATATtggtaattaaaaaaataaaggcaAGATCGAGCAAGCTATTAAGGAGTTTTTGAAAAAACCAGATTTGGAATAccagattaatttttttaaaatcgagCAGGTAATTAAAATTTTTTAGCACAATTATTTTAAATACTATTCTAATTAATTTACCGCCATTTTCCAAAACTCCCACTAAATCTAATTAATTCTCCCACTACACCACTTCACGTCTTCACCTCCCCACCAAAATTCCCTCACTTTCACTAATCACTACTAACCTAATTGTAATTCACGCCAAATTAAGAGGATCTCATCTCCACTTTCACCTTTTGCAGCTAGGGATCGAAACCCTGGAAGCCGCCCGCCACTGAGCACCCTAGCGTCGCCCGCTGCTCTGCACCCTAGCGGCGCTGCCCACCGCTCTTCTCCATCAGTCGCGGCACGCCGCTCTGCACACCCTAGCGCCGCCGCACGCTGCTTGCTCCATATGCCGCCGCTCGCCGCTCTGCTCCATCAGCCGCTGCACGCCTCCGCCAAAATCGTATCATTTTCCTTCCAACCCCTCTGTTCCAGGTACAGttgaattaatttattggtaatcagatttatttttcaatttactGCATTTTCTCCCTCTGTTCCTTTTTTGGCGGTCGTCGAGCCCCTTTTCTCCGTTTTGCTGTTTTCTCCTCGACTCCCTTTGTAAACGTTATTTTTGGGTTGCATGCAGACCCGCTACAGGGCGATTTTCCAGAAGTAATAGAGGAGTATTTGGAGTATATCAGTAATGGCGAGTGAAGGATGCCCGAGTTATTAATATTTCTTGGCAGACTTCCTTAGTCCTTAGCTTCTTTAACAGATCTATTAGTGTGATTTTGTTATGTACATTTGTGTTTTGTGTTGGTATATGTCAGTTTTTTTTTGGTGAAATATATGTCGAAACTGTGGAGCCGCCCGCCGCTGAGCACCCTAGTATATTACTGCGGATCGATACTATATTACTAGTATATTACTTTGTTCTTCCGTATATTACAATGttgattttctcaaaattttgtTAGGATTTGTGTGGAATGATGATTGCTGATCCTCTCTTCCTATTCTTTTCGCTTATCAGGTATGGAATTTCAGTTCATGTGACATTTTGCGAGAGTTctacaaattatatttattaatatgatTTTTCATTCTATAGCATTTGCAATTGAGGGCCAACTCAAATATAAAGGCAAATGGTTTTTATCACTACGAGATTTGACAAGAAAATTGAAGGTAAGTTTAATTTCTTTCCGGTTTAACTggcacaattttattttattaattttgggttTGTGTATATAGAAtaatattgtatttttattatcttaacAGGAATAGCTGAACCAGATGTCAAGATGCAGTTAACCAATGCGTTGGATTACTTTTCGTCAACAAAGCTTTGTAGAAATTAGTAGTGTTTGAtctattatgtatttttttttttttgttattgtgaCATAAATAATGTGTACTTTGATATTATTGATAAAGTAAAAGTTTTTATATTATCATGTTATATTTTAATGTGTTGtatatactatatttaatttaagaatttTTACCTCATTAGGATTAtattagattaattaatatatataaatatataattcatatttatatatatgaaatacaaattaaatttaaaaaatttcgaaagtttagccacacataagTTAGGTATTTACCCACACATACAAATTGCCACGTGCACATGCCACATCAGCATCCGCGTAATTTCCACATCATCATTGTAGtatgataaaaatatatttatctacaCATAGGAGACACTTTTAGAGACACTTATATGTGTCGGTAGATTTATCCACACATAAgtatatgtgtgggtaaaaaccTTTCTCTACACTTTTATAGTGACACATATTGACATTTgcattatgtgtgggtaaatatTTATACCCACACATAACCTTACTTTTAACCACATTTATGTGTGTGGCTGAAAATCCGAATTCTTGTAGTGacaaatcccgcaattcacaatcaattgtgaattcacaaccagaattttttggttgtgaattcacaaccaaaaattaattcacaatcagaattttttggttgtgaattaacaaccaatggaattcacaattaaaatttaattcacaaccagaatttattttggttgtgaattcaagtagttgtgaatttgagtttttaaagtttgaattcacaactaaaattagaatttattttgattgtgaattagagttttaattttgaattaatagatctggttgtgaattcaagaatattaagttgtgaattcatagatttggtcgtgaattcaaaaacattaagctgtgaattcataaatttggttgtgaatttaagaacataaaaaaaaattatacaactcAATCAAATTGCTATACAACACCAAGAACATAATAATGTTGTGAAAATTGAAACCAGAAAATTGAAATCTCGTAATTATAATCATAAATCGAAACCAAAAAAGTGACTAAACAAGATTCAATATCATATCTCAAAACCAAGAACATGATCCCATAACTATATCACAAacccaaaaacaaaaataaaaattgaagatCCAGAGGTGGTGGACTGTGACTAAACAAGATTCCATaatcatctccctctctctcacacgACACTCCCCCCCTGCTCTTTCTTCTCTGCTAATTGTGACCGTCACTGGCCGCTCACACCCTCTCTTCCTATCTTTCACTCCAGAACAGACACATACACAGACACCCAGGCACACAACCATACACACCAACGCCAGCGCCTTCCTCTTTTCTTTGAACTCCGGCGACGACAGCGGCAGGCGAAGCCACACCTGCCACCGCGCCATTCTTCCTTATTGTTGGATTTCAAGCCACCGCAACCACGGCCGCCTTGGATTTCAAGCCCCAAGCCGTCTGAAACCCTAGATCTACCACTGCCTTGAACCCTAGATCTGCAACATCCTGAATCTGAATGGGCGGCGTCATTTTCGGCGCTGCTAGGGCGAAGACGACGAGGCCGCGGCGGCGGCACTTCGCCGGAGGAGAGAAAGAAggaggaagggagagagagagcgagagaagTGAGAgagcgtagagagagagagagagcgagcgaGAGAAGTGAGGGAGTATTTTTGactggacatttttttaaattttaaagtgaggggtaattttgtacttttacacaaaaactggccaattttttatgtttttatttcataggccaaaatttaattttactatatgaaagtggctatatttatatattaacacaTAATAAATtgtatcatttatataatacaaaaataaaactgTAATAAATATGGTTCCATAAAGTGAATAGAGAAACCCTTAATGTAGTGtgaatatacttaattattagaaataatatttgaaattagggtaaatatcataaaaacccctgaagtatacccgctttatcaaaaataccttgaaactttcaaaatgttctttaaaccctcaaactatcaggtttttatcaaatatatcccacatTTATTTTCCGGTCacaaaaaacgtgatgtggctcgccggatgccacaatgtaatttatattctattttttttaaatgcaatggcaaaaacaacgtcgtttcgtaccatatcatttttaaaaaaatccactctgaaatttaaaattcactcctattgtgtttgaaattcacgctaataacctagaattagggataaacaccgtagaatatggtacgaaacgaagtcgtttttttcatatcatttttaaaaaatagaatataaattacattgtggcatccggcgagccacatcacgtttttgataaccgaaaaataaatgcgggatatatttgataaaaacctgatagtttgaaggtttagagaacatttcgaaagtttcagggtatttttgataaagtgggtatagttCAGAGGAAAAAGTtgaaatttagaaaattaagaataaaattttgtGGGATTGAACATATAATAGAGAATCATGCattaatgatttattttagCTTGAACAAAAGTAGGCCGATTTGAACCCAAAacttctcatatatatataaatgagaGTTTTAGAGTGTTTCAACTTTGCCAACTGTGTTCGCAGCCCTCATGTAttgctattatatatttatagatagatagattttCATTATCATTATGACGAATCCAATGCCATACCCCTTGCACATAAATTAGAaacattaaaaagaaaaagaaaaaaaaaacaacgtGATGAGAGCATAAATTTGCATTGGAGCAACGAATTTCTTCCCATCTCCTTTCAATTTACCTTTCTTTAATTTACATCCTGTCGCCCGTTGAAAAAGTTGAAACAAAGTGACAAACAATACTGACCGAATTCCCTCATTACAGAACCCCATAATCAAAACCTTTTATCACCTTTCACACTAAAGAAACAATCCCCATCTCCACATTCCACTCTCCCAAAAAAAACCTTTctcccccccaaaaaaagaTGGCCTTAAGCAACAATGTGATCGGAGCCATCAACTTCGTGGCCATGCTGCTCTCGATCCCGGTGATCGGCGCCGGCATATGGCTGGCAACGGAGGCCGACAACTCCTGCGTCAAGATCCTGCAGTGGCCCGTCATCATCCTCGGCGTCCTCATCCTGCTGGTGGCGCTGGCCGGCTTCGTGGGCGGCTTCTGGAGGATTCCGTGGCTGCTCATAGCATACCTTGTGCTCATGCTTCTCCTCATTGTGCTTCTCGCTTGCTTGGTTGTATTCATCTACATGGTCACCAGCAGGGGCGGGGGCCACCCCGTGCCCAGCCGGGCTTACTTGGAGTACGATCTCGACGGCTTCTCCGGCTGGCTGCGGCGGCGCGTGCGCAGCACCTACAAGTGGGATAGGATCAGGAGCTGCCTTAGCTCCACCAGTATGTGCGCGGAGTTGAATCAGAGCTATCGCGCCGCGCAGGATTTCTTCAATGCTCCTATCACTCCTTTGCAGGTAATGTCGATTACTGTTTTGAGTCTTTGCTACTAACTTTGGCAGATTTGTTTAGAGAAAGATAATGGTTGTTTCTGGGTTGATAAATTGCATATTGCTTGAGCGAAAATACTGTGCATGCTTGGACGTGGTCGGACTAAGCTTTTTTTCCCCCGTAATTTACGTCCTCTTTTATTCCAAATTTATTGTTAAAAAATAAAGGATAAAAAAAGTGGAATTTTTTAATTACATTTTAATGATCACCAtcatcatattttatattctctaGAGTTGAAAAAAGAAATAGCCCACCTtcctttcaaaattttggatgaaaaaatattattctccATATCCACCAAAAAATGCCCTTTCCATatagcacgagttttaatgaaTTAATTGAGTATTGTAAGTGGAATATGAAGATctcatttttattataattttatttaatttgattgtGTAACTAATGGGTCCATTAATGATAATATAGATAAATAAGGGAAAATAATctcatttttattataattttatttaatttgattgaGTAATTAATGGGTCCATACCATTAATGATAATATAGAtaaataagagaaaatattgaGCGTTATAATTAATGCGTGATAGGAATAAAGGtctcatttttataataattttaaattaattaatttgtggcGAGTCTAGTAAAGACAATATTGATAAATAAGGAATACTATTAATGGTTATAATTAGTCGAGTGTATTGactataaaagaaaatataaaataaatatatttttttgtggacgaaacaaaataacaaaataagtgTTGATTCTTATCACGCACCGATATCCCATGaaaatattatcataaattggagtaaaaatgatgaaaaatcaATTGCTCGAAACAAAATTTC
It contains:
- the LOC130996272 gene encoding protein TORNADO 2-like — encoded protein: MALSNNVIGAINFVAMLLSIPVIGAGIWLATEADNSCVKILQWPVIILGVLILLVALAGFVGGFWRIPWLLIAYLVLMLLLIVLLACLVVFIYMVTSRGGGHPVPSRAYLEYDLDGFSGWLRRRVRSTYKWDRIRSCLSSTSMCAELNQSYRAAQDFFNAPITPLQSGCCKPPTECGYTFVNPTYWISPINNAADMDCLQWSNDQTQLCYSCDSCKAGLLANLKKEWMKADVVLIITLVALIAVYIFGCCAFRSAKTEELFKKYKQGNAYT